Proteins from a genomic interval of Medicago truncatula cultivar Jemalong A17 chromosome 3, MtrunA17r5.0-ANR, whole genome shotgun sequence:
- the LOC25488506 gene encoding zinc finger protein 8: MASQSSSVSATSQDQGDSSNSKKIMIEKEIEHDQPSNSNPNKFFDFVKLSKDDSVLRSEVQEHDFFGTFQVGSSSRFPSNNNERKNENNDEEKNSDSKSFSCCFCKRKFSTSQALGGHQNAHKAERTLEKQRKQRYESGAFGLGQPHFNPYFSYPSTLFTRPYFSAIGTRMESMIQKPLFINPRITPHSFRPFGYGNGGLGLQEILNPSLVSLRNMEGSNSNSRVGILGTGDATTLRIEDGENNKIGTNLKFEDSSTNVTTSSNSNLEKKIIMAPTSTNDDIHDQSKSNNEEEPSDKSHGLDLSLKL, translated from the coding sequence ATGGCATCCCAATCCTCTAGCGTCTCAGCCACTTCACAAGATCAAGGTGATTCTTCcaactcaaaaaaaattatgatcgAGAAGGAGATTGAACATGATCAACCATCAAATTCCAATCCCAACAAGTTTTTTGATTTCGTGAAGCTATCGAAAGACGATTCGGTTCTTAGGTCAGAGGTGCAAGAGCACGATTTTTTTGGCACTTTTCAAGTCGGTTCCTCGTCTCGTTTTCCTAGTAACAACAATGAAAGGAAAAACGAGAACAACGATGAAGAGAAGAATTCAGATTCAAAGTCtttttcatgttgtttttgCAAGAGAAAATTTTCTACTTCGCAAGCCTTAGGAGGACACCAGAATGCCCATAAGGCTGAACGTACGTTAGAAAAACAACGTAAACAAAGGTATGAAAGTGGTGCTTTTGGTTTAGGGCAACCTCACTTTAACCCTTATTTTAGTTATCCAAGTACTCTTTTTACACGCCCTTATTTTAGCGCAATTGGGACTAGAATGGAATCCATGATTCAAAAACCACTTTTTATTAACCCTAGAATTACTCCACATAGTTTTAGACCTTTTGGGTATGGTAATGGTGGTTTGGGTTTGCAAGAGATATTAAACCCTTCTCTTGTTAGTTTGAGAAATATGGAGGGCAGTAATAGTAATTCTAGGGTTGGAATTCTAGGTACCGGGGATGCAACTACTTTAAGGATTGAAGAtggtgaaaataataaaattggtaCTAATCTAAAGTTTGAAGATTCTTCTACAAATGTTACAACAAGTTCAAACTCAAAcctagaaaagaaaattattatggCTCCCACTTCAACCAATGATGATATTCATGATCAATCAAAATCCAACAATGAAGAAGAACCATCAGATAAATCTCATGGCCTTGATTTATCACTGAAGCTGTaa
- the LOC120579299 gene encoding ATP-dependent RNA helicase glh-2-like produces MSVTEYVAKFVELAKFYPHYSAETAEFSKIYEEDTKAHYKIRNERRNKGQQGRPKPYSAPGHKSNVCNGEEKKCFRCGKKGHTIAECKRGDIVCFNCDEEGHLSSQCKKPKKGQASGRVFALAAQAVGQHPQAGAGNDGVRMLKTFLRNHPPTFKGRIYEEDTKAHYKIRNERRNKGQQGRPKPYSAPGHKSNVCNGEEKKCFRCGKKGHTIAECKRGDIVCFNCDEEGHLSSQCKKPKKGQASGRVFALAAQAVGQHPQAGAGNDGVRMLKTFLRNHPPTFKGRIYEEDTKAHYKIRNERRNKGQQGRPKPYSAPGHKSNVCNGEEKKCFRCGKKGHTIAECKRGDIVCFNCDEEGHLSSQCKKPKKGQASGRVFALAGTQTANEDRLI; encoded by the exons ATGTCAGTTACGGAGTATgttgctaagtttgtggaacttgctaagttctaccctcattacAGTGCAGAGACAGCggagttctccaa GatatatgaggaggataccaaagcTCACTATAAGATTAGAAATGAGCGGAGGAACAAGGGTCAACAAGGTCGTCCGAAACCCTACAGTGCTCCT ggccacaagagtaatgtttgcaaTGGTgaggagaagaagtgcttccgaTGTGGGAAGAAAGGGCATACaatagctgaatgcaagcgtggtgatattgtttgtttcaattgtgATGAGGAAGGTCATCTTAGTTCGCAgtgcaagaagcctaagaagggTCAGGCGAGTGGAAGAGTGTTTGCTTtagctg ctcaagctgtaggacaacaCCCACAAGCTGGTGCTGGTAACGATGGAGTAAGAATGTTGAAAActtttttgagaaatcatccaccaacattcaaaggaag GatatatgaggaggataccaaagcTCACTATAAGATTAGAAATGAGCGGAGGAACAAGGGTCAACAAGGTCGTCCGAAACCCTACAGTGCTCCT ggccacaagagtaatgtttgcaaTGGTgaggagaagaagtgcttccgaTGTGGGAAGAAAGGGCATACaatagctgaatgcaagcgtggtgatattgtttgtttcaattgtgATGAGGAAGGTCATCTTAGTTCGCAgtgcaagaagcctaagaagggTCAGGCGAGTGGAAGAGTGTTTGCTTtagctg ctcaagctgtaggacaacaCCCACAAGCTGGTGCTGGTAACGATGGAGTAAGAATGTTGAAAActtttttgagaaatcatccaccaacattcaaaggaag GatatatgaggaggataccaaagcTCACTATAAGATTAGAAATGAGCGGAGGAACAAGGGTCAACAAGGTCGTCCGAAACCCTACAGTGCTCCT ggccacaagagtaatgtttgcaaTGGTgaggagaagaagtgcttccgaTGTGGGAAGAAAGGGCATACaatagctgaatgcaagcgtggtgatattgtttgtttcaattgtgATGAGGAAGGTCATCTTAGTTCGCAgtgcaagaagcctaagaagggTCAGGCGAGTGGAAGAGTGTTTGCTTtagctggtactcagacagcgAATGAGGATCGTCTGATCTGA